In Phragmites australis chromosome 16, lpPhrAust1.1, whole genome shotgun sequence, one DNA window encodes the following:
- the LOC133894887 gene encoding homeobox-leucine zipper protein HOX27-like has translation MELGLSLGEVAVADAGKAAPELGLGLGVGVGAGRREEGGTGSRVAGAGAGAGARWWAAASPEPAVRLSLVSSLGLQWPPSWSGRSEAPARGFDVNRAPSVAAGALALEEDPATAALSSSPNDSAGSFPLDLGRRVRAEGAAQAGGERSSSRASDEDEGASARKKLRLSKEQSAFLEGSFKEHSTLNPKQKAALARHLNLRPRQVEVWFQNRRARTKLKQTEVDCEYLKRCCETLTEENRRLHKEIAELRALKTAQPFYMHLPATTLSMCPSCERVASNTSASTSAPASSAPPATTTAAAVAAPALEHRPSSFAALFASTRSFSLASQPRPPAPASNCL, from the exons ATGGAGCTGGGGCTGAGCCTGGGGGAGGTGGCCGTGGCGGACGCCGGGAAGGCAGCGCCGGAGCTGGGTCTTGGGCTTGGCGTCGGGGTTGGCGCGGGCAGGAGAGAGGAGGGCGGGACGGGGAGCAGggtggcgggggcgggggcgggagCGGGAGCGAGGTGGTGGGCGGCGGCCTCGCCGGAGCCGGCGGTGCGGCTCAGCCTCGTGTCCAGCCTCGGGCTCCAGTGGCCGCCTTCCTGGAGCG GGCGTTCGGAAGCGCCGGCGCGCGGGTTCGATGTGAACCGGGCGCCGTCGGTGGCGGCGGGCGCTTTGGCGTTGGAGGAAGACCCGGCCACGGCGGCCTTGTCGTCGTCGCCCAACGACAGCGCGGGCTCCTTCCCGTTGGACCTCGGCCGCCGTGTCCGCGCTGAGGGCGCGGCGcaggccggcggcgagcggtcGTCCTCGCGCGCGAGCGACGAAGACGAGGGCGCGTCCGCGCGCAAGAAGCTGCGCCTCTCTAAGGAGCAATCCGCGTTCCTGGAGGGGAGCTTCAAGGAGCACAGCACCCTTAACCCC AAGCAGAAGGCGGCGCTGGCGAGGCATCTCAACCTCCGGCCGCGCCAGGTGgaagtctggttccagaaccgccgCGCCAG GACGAAGCTGAAGCAGACGGAGGTGGACTGCGAGTACCTGAAGCGGTGCTGCGAGACGCTGACGGAGGAGAACCGGCGGCTGCACAAGGAGATCGCCGAGCTGCGCGCGCTCAAGACGGCGCAGCCCTTCTACATGCACCTCCCAGCCACCACCCTCTCCATGTGCCCCTCCTGCGAGCGCGTCGCCTCTAACACGTCCGCCTCCACCTCGGCGCCCGCATCGTCCGCGCCGCCGGCCAcaaccaccgccgccgccgtcgctgcgCCCGCGCTCGAGCACCGGCCTTCGTCGTTCGCCGCGCTGTTCGCGTCCACCCGCAGCTTCTCGCTGGCCTCCCAGCCGCGGCCGCCGGCACCGGCGAGCAACTGCTTGTAA